Proteins co-encoded in one Armatimonadota bacterium genomic window:
- the uvrB gene encoding excinuclease ABC subunit UvrB: MPEFRMVTDLPPRGDQPKAIEELVRSLQEGHKYTTLLGVTGSGKTYTMARVIERMQRPTLVIAHNKTLAAQLYSEFREFFPHNAVRYFVSYYDYYQPEAYVPQLDLYIAKDASINEEIDRLRHATTKALMERGDVIVVASVSCIYGLGRPEDYREVVLVVRRGERRAREEILRRLVDIQYERNDVDFSRGRFRVRGDVVEVFPSYEDRAVRIELFGDEVDRLLEVDPLTGEVLEEKETVAIWPAKHWVTTEDRLAQALRSIEEELGERVAWFRSQGRLLEAQRLEFRTRYDMELLRETGYCPGIENYSRHLDGRAPGERPGCLLDYFPRDYLMFIDESHVTVPQIKGMHEGDRARKKNLVDFGWRLPSAYDNRPLRWEEFEQLIHQCVFVSATPGPFELEVSGRVVEQIVRPTGLVDPYVEVRPARGQVDDLLAEIRTQVARGERTLVTTLTKRMAEDLTGYLQEMGVKVHYLHAEIDTLERARILKDLRLGTYDVLVGINLLREGLDLPEVSLVAILDADREGYLRSETALIQTMGRAARHVSGRVILYADEVTEAMRRAIEETNRRRQIQLRYNEEHGITPQSVHKPIRDLIDLPEVAEAPETYAPSGGGPATAEELVALVREQGRVLPWEVARMLLLGPEEVEATLRRLEAEMRRAAANLEFERAARLRDQIRELQRGLGEPAAPGPRKGNRRGRSSRRR; the protein is encoded by the coding sequence ATGCCCGAGTTCCGCATGGTCACGGACCTGCCGCCAAGAGGGGACCAGCCCAAGGCCATCGAGGAGCTGGTCCGGAGCCTCCAGGAGGGGCACAAATACACCACCTTGCTCGGCGTGACGGGTAGCGGAAAGACGTACACCATGGCCCGGGTCATCGAGCGGATGCAGCGACCCACCCTGGTGATCGCCCACAACAAGACCCTGGCCGCACAGCTCTACAGCGAGTTCCGGGAGTTCTTCCCGCACAACGCGGTGCGCTACTTCGTGAGCTACTACGACTACTACCAGCCTGAGGCATATGTACCGCAGCTGGACCTGTACATCGCGAAGGACGCCAGCATCAACGAGGAGATCGACCGCCTGCGGCACGCTACCACCAAGGCCCTCATGGAGCGTGGGGATGTCATCGTGGTGGCCTCTGTCTCGTGCATCTATGGTCTGGGCCGGCCCGAGGACTACCGGGAAGTGGTGCTAGTGGTGCGCCGCGGGGAGCGCCGCGCCCGAGAGGAGATCCTCCGGCGGCTGGTGGACATCCAGTACGAGCGCAACGACGTGGACTTTTCCCGGGGGCGGTTCCGGGTGCGGGGGGACGTGGTCGAGGTGTTCCCCAGTTATGAGGATCGCGCGGTGCGCATCGAGCTCTTCGGAGATGAGGTGGACCGCCTCCTGGAGGTGGATCCCCTCACGGGAGAGGTGCTGGAGGAAAAGGAGACGGTGGCCATCTGGCCCGCCAAGCACTGGGTCACCACGGAGGATCGCCTCGCCCAGGCCCTGCGCAGCATCGAGGAGGAATTGGGAGAGCGCGTGGCCTGGTTCCGTTCGCAGGGTAGGCTCTTGGAGGCCCAGCGCCTGGAGTTCCGCACCCGGTACGATATGGAACTGCTGCGGGAGACGGGGTACTGTCCCGGGATCGAGAACTACTCCCGTCACCTGGACGGCCGGGCTCCGGGCGAGCGACCCGGGTGTCTATTGGACTACTTCCCCCGCGACTACCTGATGTTCATCGACGAATCCCACGTGACCGTTCCTCAGATCAAGGGGATGCACGAGGGCGATCGGGCCCGCAAGAAGAACCTGGTGGACTTTGGGTGGCGGCTTCCCTCCGCCTACGACAACCGACCTCTCCGATGGGAGGAGTTCGAGCAGCTGATCCACCAGTGCGTGTTCGTCTCCGCCACGCCGGGCCCGTTCGAGCTGGAGGTGAGCGGCCGCGTGGTGGAGCAAATCGTGCGGCCCACCGGACTCGTGGATCCCTACGTGGAGGTGCGACCCGCCCGGGGGCAGGTGGATGATCTCCTTGCGGAGATCCGGACCCAGGTGGCGCGGGGCGAGCGCACCCTGGTGACCACCCTGACCAAGCGCATGGCGGAGGACCTCACCGGCTACCTCCAGGAGATGGGGGTCAAGGTGCACTACCTGCACGCGGAGATCGACACCCTGGAGCGGGCCCGCATCCTGAAGGACCTGCGCCTGGGCACCTACGACGTGCTGGTGGGCATTAACCTCCTGCGGGAGGGCTTAGATCTGCCGGAGGTGTCGCTCGTGGCCATTCTGGATGCGGACCGGGAGGGGTACCTGCGCAGCGAGACCGCCCTCATCCAGACCATGGGACGGGCGGCCCGGCACGTCTCGGGCCGGGTGATCCTCTACGCGGACGAGGTCACGGAGGCCATGCGTCGGGCCATCGAGGAGACCAACCGTCGCCGCCAGATCCAGCTCCGGTACAACGAGGAGCACGGGATCACCCCGCAGTCGGTGCACAAGCCCATCCGGGACCTCATCGACCTGCCCGAGGTCGCCGAGGCGCCGGAGACGTACGCGCCGTCGGGGGGAGGGCCTGCCACCGCGGAGGAGCTGGTGGCGTTGGTCCGGGAGCAGGGTCGGGTGCTGCCGTGGGAGGTGGCTCGAATGCTGCTGTTGGGCCCGGAGGAGGTGGAAGC
- the era gene encoding GTPase Era, with protein sequence MNPFRSGFVALLGPPNAGKSTLTNALVGAKVAIVTPVPQTTRIAIRGVVNRPDAQVVLVDTPGVHTPRHRLGEHMMRTARAALQEADAVLLVLDAARPVGPEAELALALALQSQRPVVVALNKCDLASPRQIAAREAWVRAELPGAKVVRTSALLGQGLEELVETLVALLPPGPRYFEEDDLTDQPLQRLVAELIREKAMERVREEVPHAIGVEIEEFREKPTEHLTYIRATLHVEKPSHKPILIGKGGRTIREIGTAARKEIEALLGTRVYLDLWVKVSEDWRDNERMIRTLYPS encoded by the coding sequence ATGAACCCCTTCCGGAGCGGGTTCGTGGCCCTCCTCGGCCCGCCCAATGCGGGGAAGTCCACCCTCACCAACGCCCTGGTGGGTGCCAAGGTGGCCATCGTCACCCCGGTTCCCCAGACCACCCGGATCGCCATCCGGGGGGTGGTTAACCGTCCGGACGCCCAGGTGGTGCTGGTGGACACCCCGGGCGTGCACACCCCTCGGCACCGCCTGGGCGAGCACATGATGCGCACCGCCCGTGCTGCCCTGCAGGAGGCGGACGCGGTCCTCCTCGTCCTGGATGCGGCCCGGCCGGTGGGGCCGGAGGCGGAGCTGGCACTGGCCTTGGCCCTGCAGAGCCAGCGGCCGGTGGTGGTGGCGCTCAACAAGTGCGACCTGGCCTCCCCTAGACAGATCGCGGCCCGGGAGGCCTGGGTACGGGCGGAGCTCCCCGGAGCGAAGGTGGTGCGCACCAGTGCCCTCCTAGGCCAGGGTCTAGAGGAGCTGGTGGAGACCCTCGTCGCCCTTCTCCCTCCCGGTCCCCGGTACTTTGAGGAGGACGATCTCACGGATCAGCCCCTCCAGAGGCTGGTGGCGGAGCTGATCCGGGAGAAGGCCATGGAGCGGGTGCGGGAGGAGGTACCGCACGCCATCGGGGTAGAGATCGAGGAATTCCGGGAAAAGCCCACAGAGCACCTCACATACATCCGGGCCACCCTGCATGTGGAGAAGCCCTCGCACAAGCCCATCCTGATCGGGAAGGGCGGCCGCACCATCCGGGAGATCGGGACCGCGGCCCGAAAGGAGATCGAGGCCCTCCTGGGCACCCGGGTGTACCTGGACCTGTGGGTGAAGGTGAGCGAGGATTGGCGGGACAATGAACGCATGATCCGGACCCTCTACCCCTCCTGA
- a CDS encoding cytidine deaminase, with protein sequence MRRQLQEHTARQLLHAAQTARRRAYAPYSRFRVGAAVLAVDGSVYTGCNVENGSYGLSVCAERVAVQKAVSEGRRRVLAVAVAGPGAMELLPCGACRQVLLEFRTRFVVTVGRGRLRIYRLEELLPQAFLRPR encoded by the coding sequence ATGCGCAGGCAGCTTCAGGAGCACACCGCCCGGCAGCTCCTCCACGCGGCCCAGACGGCCCGGCGGCGGGCGTATGCACCCTACTCCCGCTTCCGGGTGGGGGCCGCGGTTCTTGCGGTGGACGGCTCCGTGTACACGGGGTGCAACGTGGAGAACGGATCCTACGGACTCTCGGTGTGCGCGGAGCGCGTGGCGGTGCAGAAGGCGGTGAGCGAAGGGCGACGGCGCGTGCTGGCGGTAGCGGTGGCAGGACCGGGAGCGATGGAGCTCCTGCCGTGCGGTGCGTGTCGCCAGGTACTTCTGGAGTTCCGCACGCGGTTCGTGGTGACCGTGGGGCGGGGACGTCTCCGCATCTACCGCCTGGAGGAGCTCCTGCCACAGGCCTTCCTGCGGCCCAGATGA
- a CDS encoding hemolysin family protein yields MDDSGSWVLYVLLGVLILLSAFFSLAEVALLSVSSRRLRELAEGKGSLRASIALRLLEHPPRLAGSLVVGGTMARLAAAVVTARMAIEGLGFGRGEVVAFLAITAGVLLAGEVLPKVIGARHREACALWCAVPAYLWTVLLTPMGSLLARLPLDRTGITQEELRMLVEAGEANGALEAGEREMISSIFEFRETIVREIMVPRVDIRAVPARAKLMEIVDLLLREGHSRYPVYRETIDQVVGVVYVKDLFRYIREGRTEITAEEIMRPAYFVPETKKVDALFREMRQNHIHLAIVVDEYGGTAGLVTIEDVLEEIVGEIRDEYDVEELPPLVQVDESTVLVDARMLLEDVNEALGLTLPTDEVDTVGGLVYSRLGHVPAQGEEITVNGVVIRVEELAGHRIARVRIQKITPQAAPSRT; encoded by the coding sequence TTGGACGACTCAGGCAGTTGGGTTCTGTACGTCCTGCTGGGCGTCCTGATCCTCCTTTCCGCTTTCTTCTCCCTCGCTGAGGTCGCCCTTCTGAGTGTCAGCTCCAGGCGGCTGCGGGAGCTGGCGGAGGGAAAGGGCTCTCTACGTGCCTCCATCGCCCTCCGCCTGCTGGAGCATCCCCCCCGGCTGGCGGGCTCCCTGGTGGTGGGGGGCACCATGGCGAGGTTGGCCGCCGCGGTGGTGACTGCCCGCATGGCCATCGAGGGGCTCGGTTTCGGACGAGGGGAAGTGGTGGCTTTCCTGGCCATCACCGCAGGGGTCCTGCTCGCGGGGGAGGTCCTCCCAAAGGTCATCGGTGCGCGGCACCGGGAAGCCTGCGCCCTCTGGTGCGCGGTCCCGGCCTACCTGTGGACGGTGCTCTTGACGCCGATGGGCTCACTCCTCGCCCGGCTTCCCCTGGATCGTACGGGGATCACCCAGGAGGAGCTGCGCATGTTGGTGGAGGCGGGAGAGGCGAACGGGGCCCTGGAGGCGGGGGAGCGGGAGATGATCTCCTCCATCTTCGAGTTCCGGGAGACCATCGTGCGGGAGATCATGGTGCCCCGGGTGGACATCCGGGCGGTTCCCGCGCGCGCCAAGCTGATGGAAATCGTAGACCTGCTCCTCCGGGAGGGGCATTCCCGCTACCCGGTGTACCGGGAGACCATCGATCAGGTGGTGGGCGTGGTGTACGTGAAGGACCTCTTCCGGTACATCCGGGAGGGGAGGACGGAGATTACCGCGGAGGAGATCATGCGCCCCGCGTACTTCGTGCCGGAGACCAAGAAGGTGGATGCGCTCTTCCGGGAGATGCGGCAGAACCACATCCACCTGGCCATCGTGGTGGACGAGTACGGGGGTACGGCGGGTTTGGTCACCATCGAGGACGTCCTGGAGGAGATCGTGGGCGAGATCCGGGACGAGTACGACGTGGAGGAACTCCCGCCCCTGGTGCAGGTGGATGAATCCACTGTGCTGGTGGACGCCCGCATGCTCCTGGAGGATGTGAACGAAGCCCTGGGGCTGACGCTCCCTACGGACGAGGTGGACACGGTGGGCGGACTGGTCTACAGCCGACTGGGCCACGTGCCCGCCCAGGGCGAGGAGATCACGGTGAATGGGGTCGTGATCCGGGTGGAGGAGCTGGCGGGGCACCGCATCGCCCGGGTCCGGATTCAGAAGATCACGCCCCAGGCGGCGCCAAGCCGCACCTGA
- a CDS encoding diacylglycerol kinase: MPRPFREAVAAALCGVRYAVRTQRNLRIQLAVAVGVCLVSLWLGVRPLEAALLVVLMGLVVTAELFNTSLEALVDALIPERRAAARVVKDVAAAAVLVTALTAVAAGGLVLGPVLLARVKLSSGWVAPAVLGALALGAGWALLRLSRTGSPWYDADGSLPRGRKRERVGLRREERF, encoded by the coding sequence GTGCCTCGCCCCTTCCGTGAAGCGGTGGCCGCGGCGCTTTGCGGCGTCCGATACGCTGTTCGGACCCAGCGCAACCTCCGCATCCAGCTGGCCGTAGCCGTGGGGGTGTGCTTGGTGAGCCTGTGGCTGGGCGTCCGTCCCCTGGAGGCGGCCCTGCTGGTGGTGCTCATGGGGCTGGTGGTAACCGCGGAGCTCTTCAACACCAGCCTCGAGGCCTTGGTGGACGCCCTGATCCCGGAGCGGAGGGCAGCGGCACGGGTGGTGAAGGACGTGGCGGCGGCTGCCGTCCTGGTGACCGCCCTCACCGCGGTGGCCGCCGGCGGCTTGGTCCTGGGACCCGTGCTGCTCGCTCGGGTGAAGCTGAGCAGCGGGTGGGTGGCTCCCGCGGTGCTCGGGGCTCTAGCCCTCGGTGCGGGGTGGGCTCTCCTCCGGTTGAGCCGGACCGGTTCCCCATGGTATGATGCGGACGGCTCGCTCCCACGGGGTAGAAAACGGGAGCGGGTGGGTTTAAGGAGGGAGGAACGGTTCTGA
- the ybeY gene encoding rRNA maturation RNase YbeY, whose product MRRAGRNVVAVRNAQSTHPVDVRSLREAVRATLRKEGVKEPVEVSVLLVDDPAIRALNRTYLSRDEPTDVLAFPQPGPHGSRRVLGDVVISVDRAAAQAREAGWSLEEELVLLTVHGTLHLLGYEDQTPSARARMWERQEAILRALRVREQPRASPLP is encoded by the coding sequence TTGAGGCGCGCCGGGCGCAACGTCGTAGCGGTGCGCAACGCGCAGAGCACGCATCCCGTTGATGTGCGTTCGCTCCGCGAGGCCGTACGGGCCACCCTGCGCAAGGAAGGGGTGAAGGAGCCCGTGGAGGTGAGCGTCCTCCTGGTGGACGACCCGGCCATCCGTGCCCTGAACCGTACCTATCTCAGCCGGGACGAACCCACGGACGTGTTGGCCTTCCCGCAGCCTGGGCCACACGGGAGCCGCAGGGTGCTGGGAGACGTGGTGATCTCCGTGGACCGGGCGGCCGCGCAGGCCCGGGAAGCGGGCTGGTCCCTCGAGGAGGAGCTCGTGTTGCTCACCGTGCATGGAACCCTGCACCTCCTGGGCTACGAGGACCAGACCCCATCGGCCCGTGCCCGGATGTGGGAACGGCAGGAGGCCATCCTCCGGGCGCTACGGGTCCGGGAGCAGCCCCGTGCCTCGCCCCTTCCGTGA